In Providencia hangzhouensis, the DNA window CGGTCAGCAATCACTTGAATTACTGGGGTGTTATAGAGCATGGAATAACCAAAATCCCCCTGTAACACTTGTGAAAACCAACGCCAGAACTGTACCCATAATGGCTGATCAAGCCCCCATCGCGCGGCAATTAGCGCATATTGCTCAGGGGGAACATGCAGTAAGTCATTGCCAATATAGGCTTTTATTGGGTCGATAGGCGAGTAACTCAGCAGGATAAAAATTCCCGCTGCCGTTACGGTTAATAAACAAATAAATCGCAATAAAAGCCCGAGTGCGGTTCGCATTACTGACAGGTCCACGCCCATTCATCGACATTATTTAATACTGACCAAGAACCATGAATTTCAGGGGCACTAGTCCCTAAATCAACACAATTATTCAGTAAATAAATATGTTGCAGGTTCATCAACCAAGCCCATGGGGCATCGCCTTTAATACCAACACCCGTGTTACCATTCCAATCCACTTGTTGCCATAATGGAATCGCTGCGTCTTGGTCAGCTTGTGCTAACGCTTTTTCGATTAGTTCATCAACTGCCGCATTTTTATAATAACCGGGGTTATAAAAACCAACACCAGCTGCTTTGCTGCTGTAATTATGGACAATTTCCATCGGGTCTAAGCTTCCCCAACCAAACAATGTTGGGTTAGCATGCATCTGTAGCTCAACGGTTTCCCAACTTCCCGATTTTAAATCCATTTCGATACCAATCGGTTTTAAGCTTGAACGGATTGCCTGAGCAAGGTCACGACGTGTGGTATCACCACTGGCATACCATAATGTCAGTTTCGCCACTTTACCATTTTTCTCACGTAGACCTTCTTTATTCAGCTTCCACCCTGCCTCTTCTAAAATAGATTTGGCTTTCTCAAGGTCACCATCTTTAAAAGCGGAGTCTGGGTTATTCCATGGCAGCCCTGCGACGCCAGTATAAGCCGGTATGGCAAAGCCTTCCAATACGGATTCTGCCAATAGTTTACGGTCAAGTGCATAGTTAATCGCTTTACGAACAGCAACATCAGAAGTGATGTCGTTACCGATAGGGTTACCTTGAGCATCTTTCTCACCCGCGGGTGGAATCGGGAAAGAGATACCGCGGTTTTCCACGCTATAGCGCTCAACCAATTTCATGTTTTTCTCATCATTAACATTCGCTGCTACTGCGGCAGGGATACGAACGATTTCCAGTTGATTGCTTTGTGCCGCAGCAAAGGCCGCATCTTCATCAAGGAAGACAAAGACCATTTTACCAAAGTCATTTTTTGGCCCTGCATAATACGGATTTTGCTCGACAATCAATTGCTGCCCCGGCTGGAATGCGACTAAGCGATAAGGGCCTGCGCCAATCGGGTTATGTGCATAGGTTTTCGCATCATATTTATCTGCACAAACAATCCCTAGCGAACCTAGTACATTAACAAAGGTACTTTGTGGGGAAGATAACGTGATCTTCACGGTTAGCGGGTCAACTTCTTCTGCTTTGGCAAAGTTGCCCATGTCCACCTTACCGCCACTTGCCGCGGCATTGTTATAAGTAAAAACCACATCTTTGGCGGTCAATGGTGAGCCATCGGAAAATTTTAAGCCTTTTTTCAGCTTAAGTGTCCACTGTTTACCATCGGCATTATGTTGATAACTTTCAAGCATATAGCTATGCCATGAGAGGTCAGCCTTTTGTTTCAATAATGGGCTATGCAACAGTAGATAGCTGCCATGGCTCCACCCAAGCATAGGGTCAAATCCTTCAGTGGGCTCTGAACCAATAGCTAAACGTAAGGTTTGTGATTGAGTAGGTTCCACGGCTTGAGCTTGCAGTGTGAGCCCCATCAGGCACATTGCTGCAACGATATTTTTAATCATACATCCCTCTATAGATAGGTTTTATTTTTTATTTCAAACCACCAATGCCGTTATTTTCATTGGTGTCGCTATCGGTGAGATATTCGCTATGTGTAGAGTAACCAATATGAGTTATATTAAATTTAATGCCCTGATTGCTAGGCGCTACATCAATAGAACAGCGAATTTATTAGAGAAACCGTCAAAATTAAGTCGTTATTTGACCTATCTTAACAACTACTCATCAATTTCTTTGTCAAATTCAATTGGGTTAGATCGCAAGGACAAATTAGTAATAAAATTAGGGTCGTTCGACTGCCTTGATTGCAACCGAAACTGAGAAGGCGTCATATTATATTTTCGCTTAAAGACATCACAAAAATAAGCATTGCTACCAAAACCGCAGCGATGACTAATTTGAAAAACAGAATAATTCGAAAACGTTAAATAATTCAATGCCATCCCCATGCGAACATCTAACAATAATTGGCGAAAAGACACCCCTTCGCGGTTCAAATGGCGGCGCAACGTTGAAGGGGTCGTAAATAACGCTTTCGCAACATCGTCTAAATGCCATTTTTTTTGCGGTTCTTGGGTTATCAAATGGGTGATCGCTTGGTTTTTCGGTTCATCGTAATTGAAACGAAAAAGATTCAGAATATCGATACCTTCTTGATATATCGCCATTAAAATAAAATATAGGCTCTGTTTCATTAACAATGCTTCTTGGGATGCACTCTGTTTTTTTAATGGTAAGCATTGTTTTAGCAAACTAAAGTTATCTCTCACAGTTTCTGGGGGAGAAATATGGTAGATGGGTTGGTGGCTAGTCAGAGGCGCACCGGACTTCATCAATGTTTTCAGTAATAAAAATACCGCTTGTAATTCTTCTGCTGACATCGACAGCGTGTGCAACTCAAGCGGCTGCTTCACGGTATTACACACAATATTGCAGGAAACTTGGCTGTATTTAGGAATAATTAAGGTGACATCGCTTTCAATTTCAATGGATTGGCCATTGATCACGATATTTCCTTTCGCGCCAGTTAGCATGGCTATCATCGCGCTTTCAATATAAAACGCTTTTAACACCATCTGGCTTTCTGAAAGAAAGAATTTATATTCCATAATCTCTATAAACTGCTGTTAATGTCAGAATGACTTCCCAAGAAAAGGGATTGTTGAATAGATATAAAGTAATGAAACAAAACATATCAGCTCTATATCAGTGCGGCTGAGAATATAGTCCGGTTGCGTTGAAATCGCAATATAGATATACGCTCATTTTTTACTGTTATTTTGATGGTTGTTATATTTTCTAAATAAAATGCTGTTTAATTGAAAGGCAATTTTCGATATAAGGTGTAGAATCGCGCGGCATACACATGCAGCCTACGACACTGCATAATAATAATGATTTTTGGCGTTCATTCACATCCTACCCTACTTGCATTAGCTTTTACATCACAAATACCCAATTTTGGCTGGGGTATAGCTAAACATGTTCGCGTATTTTTAGTTGACTGAGTTGCAGGAGAAAGTATGTCTGATTTTTCAGGATCAGGCTGGTTAGCTGAAATCTTCTTACGATATGAACTAAAACGTGGCGTCACCCGCTTAACGGATAAACAACATATCGGCCCTTTAATGGTTCAGCGGCCATTCTACCCCGAGCAAGGAATTGCACACACCTATTTACTTCATCCACCCGGTGGCGTTGTCGGGGGGGATAAACTCCTTATTAATATTGATGTTCAACCACACGCCCATGCGTTATTGACCACACCCGGCGCGACAAAATTTTATCGCAGTGCGGGCGGTGTTGCGCGACAAGTACAAACATTAACTGTTGCGCCCAATGGGTTCTTAGAATGGCTACCTCAAGAAAATATTTTTTTCCCTGAGGCTCAAGTTCGCTTAGAAACCCACGTTCGAATCGCTAGTTCATCAAAAT includes these proteins:
- a CDS encoding AraC family transcriptional regulator, with the protein product MEYKFFLSESQMVLKAFYIESAMIAMLTGAKGNIVINGQSIEIESDVTLIIPKYSQVSCNIVCNTVKQPLELHTLSMSAEELQAVFLLLKTLMKSGAPLTSHQPIYHISPPETVRDNFSLLKQCLPLKKQSASQEALLMKQSLYFILMAIYQEGIDILNLFRFNYDEPKNQAITHLITQEPQKKWHLDDVAKALFTTPSTLRRHLNREGVSFRQLLLDVRMGMALNYLTFSNYSVFQISHRCGFGSNAYFCDVFKRKYNMTPSQFRLQSRQSNDPNFITNLSLRSNPIEFDKEIDE
- a CDS encoding ABC transporter substrate-binding protein: MCLMGLTLQAQAVEPTQSQTLRLAIGSEPTEGFDPMLGWSHGSYLLLHSPLLKQKADLSWHSYMLESYQHNADGKQWTLKLKKGLKFSDGSPLTAKDVVFTYNNAAASGGKVDMGNFAKAEEVDPLTVKITLSSPQSTFVNVLGSLGIVCADKYDAKTYAHNPIGAGPYRLVAFQPGQQLIVEQNPYYAGPKNDFGKMVFVFLDEDAAFAAAQSNQLEIVRIPAAVAANVNDEKNMKLVERYSVENRGISFPIPPAGEKDAQGNPIGNDITSDVAVRKAINYALDRKLLAESVLEGFAIPAYTGVAGLPWNNPDSAFKDGDLEKAKSILEEAGWKLNKEGLREKNGKVAKLTLWYASGDTTRRDLAQAIRSSLKPIGIEMDLKSGSWETVELQMHANPTLFGWGSLDPMEIVHNYSSKAAGVGFYNPGYYKNAAVDELIEKALAQADQDAAIPLWQQVDWNGNTGVGIKGDAPWAWLMNLQHIYLLNNCVDLGTSAPEIHGSWSVLNNVDEWAWTCQ